The Podospora bellae-mahoneyi strain CBS 112042 chromosome 7, whole genome shotgun sequence genomic sequence GTTTGTGGCTGGGGTTGCGGTGAgtgtggttggggtttggaCTGAGGGCTGGTATGGAACCGAAGGCTGTTGTGGACTGAGGTCTGTTGATGGAGGGCTGTTGACTGAGCCCTGTTAACTGAGCTCTGTTGGTTCACtattggttgttgttgaggtaggTACAGGTATAGCTTGATCTTACTCTTCGAAGCCAGAAGTTTTCGCTAGAGGATCATTGGAACCCTTGTCATAGGTATTATGCAGAGTGAATCGTGAAGCCAACAGATGAAACAATACTCCAAAGCAGACTGTGGATAAAGACTTTTTATGGAAGGTGGTGTGTTAGTGTTGAAGTACCtatctaggtaggtaccaTGCAATCAGCCTCAACTGAGGTCTACTTGGAAATTGTCGACAAGATATTTCGCCATACCAGAAACTCGAAACTACTTCACTTTCCTATTGTCACACTTGCATAGCTCTTCTGGCTTCCAGAGCCAAGTGGGAAGTCTTGAGAATACCCAAGGTAGAGGGGCCATCTTGGACCCTAAACTTCCGATGCGAACAATGATTCACAAGCCTCAAAGGTCACTGAGATGCATGGATACGCATATTGTCGctgccccttttctccccttTTGATCGTTACCGAGGCCTGGAAAGGGGCCCCCAAAGACAAACAATCTCTCTTCAGTAGCCTGAAAACCGCCCCCggccaaaaaaaacaccccTTCAACAAGGCAGCAATACCCCAGGTATTTTGCAATACGAGAAATTCATCCGTCCTTTTATTGTTGTATGAACAAACCGGGAATGATGGGTTTGCCCCCGATGTGCCAATACGGCGCAAGTAAAATGGCTACGTACCATCTCAACGCAGCTGCGTCGCGCTTAGGGCGGCCAACCGGGAAGGGGGTAAAGCTGGAGCGGGGGAGTCGGATGATTGTTGactgtttttttctttcatgCTTGAGGTAATGGTGAGTGCAACGCCGCAGTTTGGCTTTCAAGACGGGAAAAAGCgagtgggatgatgatggtgttggtgtacGAATCTGCAGAGAGAGCTCTTCCTAAAGGTGTGAGAGAAGGAATGGATTAGGAGCGATGACCCGACACTCCGGACCTCCAGCCTGTTCTATCTAGATCGAAAAGCACAAATTCCGGATTCTAGAAGCTGGTCCCAATTGCGCATCCTCCGAGTCCCGTCCCGTCTAttctcaccccctccctagGTCAAACTCCTTCAGCCTTCCCGGCTCGTTTCGCAACAACACTCTCAATAAggctccatcttcatcacgaTCCATTCTCAGCCCTTGTTCAGCCCAAAGAAACATGAAACATCCCGAACTCTATGGGTTAGGGTTTCCCTTTCTCCCTTCCTAACactgccaccatcaccaccaccaccaccaccaccaccaccctcatctccaaaTTTCTGACTCGCCCAAGTAGGTAAGCTTTCCAACAGTCACCCGCacatccatcccaccaccggGCAGCCCGCATCTATGTCCCACGACATTCCAATTTTCCCATGCATTTAATCTATGTTCCTCCAAAAAACCGAGCATGTGAAAGCGAACGCAAGAAAGATGTGGTACGTAATCCACCCAATCGAGCTCAGCCTCTCAGCCTGCAGACTGTTGTGCAAGGTAAAGTTGGTCAAGGCTCAGCCGCTttgctgaggaggggaaaATGCCGTAGGCCGGCTGGGTTAAACGGGCGGGTGGGTGGTCCACCCCCGGAAAAGGTTCGTTAATTACCTGGTGCCTCTGGGGAAAACCACCTAGACCCCTAGACACAGTCAACGGTGATACTgcagggttggggggaggagacaCAAGAGTGGTACGTACTGCATCGGGGTGCACAAGTTAGAACTTTGGAAGCTTACGAGAACACGGAGAGGGCAGGGGTTTACTTCCAGACTACCTAAATGTGTGTGTGCTCTTCATGTTGATGCCTCTGAGGACTGGCCGAGCTGGGATAGGTAGGTTGCCACTACCGGTGCAGTTagagtaggtaggtataaCCTGGCCCTCAGATACGGCAAAACCCCCGATGCAAACCCGCGGCAGTGTCACTAGACGGCAGCTGTGCGGCGGAGGGAACTACGCCATCCCACGGGCCCGCGCCCCAGACGAACGGGCAGGGAACCATCTTACGGGATTTACCTGGTTCCAGGTGAATTCCATGGTTTACCTGGGGAGAGAGACTGTTATGTAAGTAGGATTAAGATGGGTGTTATCTTTTGACTCTTGCACACCCCACACAGGCCCTTATGATGAGGACAAGACGGATGGATGAGTAAAATATGTCTCTCCACCCACAAATCTGAGACAATGTACTCACCCGGCCTGAgcttggaggggttgctCCCACTAGGTAGATATGCCTCTCCATAAGCTGAACCTATGTTAGACTGACAGGCAACTACCTAAGCCCACATCTGTCCATCAGCCCGTCCCGAAATCCCGAAACCATCCCCACGCAAACTACACACCAGGTAGGTATGCTACCTACCTGGTATTCCTCTCCACTACACATACTACCAAACGAGCGCCACAACCAGTCCTCACTCTCTCACCCCCAACCTAACATCTTCACCCCCCGGTTcatattttttctttcaccCCTTCATCCACGCTCGCGGGGCCCAATGCCCGACCACGTAGACCAGCCCGTTGACCATAACCCCTGGCCCTAAACCATGACCTCAAATAACCCCCCATCATACAAACTTCACCCTCTACACTACCTCAATTTGAGAGCCCCCCAAATACATGTGCCCCGAACAAAAAgttcccatcctcaccccccccccccccccctccccttcggtCCCGGGCCGTGTCTTAGCCTCTTTGATATCCTGGCATCATCATGTCTTCGGTGTCTTTGTTGCCGTGTGTACACCTACAACCCAGCCCTTTGAGGCAGGTAGCACGAACGGTTACATCTGCTTTCATTaccaagaaagaaaaaatcTCACTTACATGCACACGTACAGACCTAATCGCGTCTACCGAGCCTTGCTGACATGAGGACATGAGGACATGAAGAAATTAGCCACTGCGGAGTCTGCTGCAGAGTTGATGTAGGGTAATATACCTCAAACCTCACCAAGATCTCACCTGCTTTTTGGACATTCACCCTGCTTGCAACGTCATTTCTGTTGAATCAGAAACGTTACCTCGCGTCACTTTCTTTTCAGTGTGTGTTGACTATTCACAAAAAGACCTCAACCACATGCAACAAAAGAGTCCAAAacaaagggaaaaaaaaaattggtTTGGAGCAAACGTTTTTCTCGTTTTTATTAACTACGACGTGTAGTAGAATCCTCGTAGTCTCAAGCTACTTGGGTTATAGagcagagagagggaaaTTTCCCAgccgcaaaaaaaaaaaaataaaaaaaaaatcagtTGCGGATTTCCCACGTATTCCCCTTCCAGCATCTCAAACCAGTGAGACGAACCCCCGTTCCTGCCCCCCATTccccaccttcaccaccctttcTGACAGCCGAGGAGCGCGGTTATCGTCTTTTGACTGCGTTGTAAACCGGAAAACCATGACCTGAACTGCACCCATCACCATTCCCCTTCTGCCGGGAAATAAAACGTGCGCAACAGTAATCTCGTTCCAGTACCAACAGCCAAAAACAACACCCACTTTCCAAGTCAAGCTGTCAAGATTGGTGCggagaaaggggaaagagagCCCCCCCAAGGCAgataaaagaaaagagaaaaaaagacaaaaattaaaaaagacAAACCAGTTGCCTTTTTTATTTTGCCCTGTTCACAAAATCCagacacccctcccccttccccaaaacCAGCCCCCTACTCCCGTCCATTCCTCTTGTTCCATATCCGAGGCAAGCCTTCCTTGCCTCGGGCTCGACCCAGCCTCCTTGGAAACACTTCCTTGTCGACAACCAGTGTCCGCCCTTTTGCTCAAGAAAATCACATATCCCGTATGAGTATTTTCATGTCGCGCGCGCCAGGCTAGATGAATGTTATGTTTCCGCtgatttttgttttttggatATACACCTCCCAAACAACAATCCAgtgttctttttttttttgcagcGTTTCCGGCATCAAGCCGAAAAGTCGTtacctcgtcgtcgtcgtcgtcgtaaTCGTCGTCGCTCGGTCGTACGCAACgtcgcaaaaaaaaaagaaagaaagccGGTTCTTGTCGGGGATAAATATATCCATCATtaagaaaaagaaatagGCCGTAACATTAACATTCATCCATGAGACAAGGAATATTAAAATGTTTGGTATCCAAGGTGGTCGTGTGTTGTCGGGTGAGTGAAGAACGAACGTTAAGCGAGTGCTGGTTTTTTTGGCGGAAGGTCGAGTCGAGTGGTGCTGAATTTCGTCCCCCATATCCACCAAGTTTttgaaagggaaaaaaaagagagaagaaaagaaaaagatcTTGAGCTCGGTCTGTGCCGAACTTGGGTTGTGGTGCATTGCTGCGGTCTCCTCTTTGATATTTGAATcaccgaaaagaaaaaaaaaagtttcaCACaataaaagaaaacaagaccACCTGTATCTCATCCTTTCCAAAATATGCCGATAAATATGCAGATAAAAACTCAAATATCCAGCCCCAGGACCCAGCCATGTAAGGTTTGATGTTGTGTGCATGCGATACAAAAGCcaaacagaagaaaaaggcttACAACCGAGCTCGCAGTTGAAGCAGTGGTATCCAAAatagataaaaaaaaaaaaaaaaaagaccaaaaaaacGCTCGCTgtaaacaaaagaaacacacacacacagaaaaaaaagaagaagaaaaaacccCGTCCAAATATATATGCGCCGAAAAGGGTATGTCGACGATTTGTTCCCAGGAAGCTCCGAACCCATGCAAAAGGTGATGAAAGAAACGCCCCGATATGCCTTTGATGCTTGCGAACAATAaagtgtggtggtgacaggGGAAACTCTGTTGTTGCGCTTTGATGCCAAACCCTCCTGAAATCGCGACTATCGGTCGTGGCCGATGGGCGCGTTGGTTGGCGCGCTTACAACGAGGCTGTCGTCACGACTGGATAGCTAGCGGCCGATACAGGTGGCGATGGTTGTCACATTGTCGTCGCATAGTCCTGGTACCGACTGTCCCAACCAAACGAGTTGTAGCCAACCGTCACACCGCACTGAGGAGCAAGCATGCTGGGcagtgggaggtgggggatgggcGACGAGACCAACTGCGAGCCGTAGAACAGACCAGCTGTGGTGTACGGCTGGCTGTAGGCAAGAGGAGGCGATGGCGTGTAGGACTCGCTGATGCCAATCGTGGCCCACATGGTAGGGCTGGTCGAGTCGGGCGGAGTCGAAGCTACACTCGGGCTCGAAGGCAGGATCTTCCAGGAATCGACGGGGGCTGGCATTGTGGTCGGGGTGGGCGCCTGGGACCAGATGTTCGCACCTGCAGGCGAGCTGGGCAGGAGCGGTGGCTGACGGACGACATCGACGATcctgggcggcggcggaagCAGAGGCTTGACCAGGTTCATGACGGCATTCTTCACCTCTTCACTCTTCCCACTGAGCAGCTCTCcagcaccatcctcctcgagccCCTCGAGTGCCGACACATGTGTCCGGAAGACAAACTTGTTGATGGCCTGGATGAAGTCCTCGTGAAGCTTCTTGCACTGTGTTTCCTTCTCGGACCAGTCGTAGGTGTTGGCCTTTGCATTGACACAGTGGATGTCCTTGTGGTACTCAATCAGGGACTCGATGGTGTCCGGCGTCAGCTTGTACGCAACCTCGTTTCTCAATACCATGTCGACGTGCACAATGTAGGCCTCGAGGTGGATGAGCTGGTAGTTGAAGATGGCCTCAATCAGCGGGTTGGAGTCTTTCCTGAGCTCCGACTCGGGGGCCTTGGGCAGCATCAGCGAAGCCAGGGTCCAGATGGCATTTGGCGACGACAGGGTCTCGGTCAGACAT encodes the following:
- a CDS encoding hypothetical protein (EggNog:ENOG503NVY4), producing the protein MPPQLLPASAAAFAPRASSVNVVLGSKVEPWLTQTLKRINRIKRPLNSVPQHQRCLTETLSSPNAIWTLASLMLPKAPESELRKDSNPLIEAIFNYQLIHLEAYIVHVDMVLRNEVAYKLTPDTIESLIEYHKDIHCVNAKANTYDWSEKETQCKKLHEDFIQAINKFVFRTHVSALEGLEEDGAGELLSGKSEEVKNAVMNLVKPLLPPPPRIVDVVRQPPLLPSSPAGANIWSQAPTPTTMPAPVDSWKILPSSPSVASTPPDSTSPTMWATIGISESYTPSPPLAYSQPYTTAGLFYGSQLVSSPIPHLPLPSMLAPQCGVTVGYNSFGWDSRYQDYATTM